In Alosa alosa isolate M-15738 ecotype Scorff River chromosome 10, AALO_Geno_1.1, whole genome shotgun sequence, the genomic stretch CATCATCAGATGAAGGCAGAGTCTTATGCTGGAGCTGTCGTCTCAGGAGGCAAACGGTCATCTCCAGGATGTCAGCTTTCTCCAGCTTGGACTCGGGCTGCTGGTTGAGGAGCTGTGGACCCAGGAGATCCTTGAGGTCCTCAATACTTTTGTTAATGCGATCCCTGCGCATCTTCTCCACAATGGGTTTTCTTATCTGCAAATAGGAAGTAGATGTCATTAATACATTTGGTCTTTAAATATGCACAGAGTGTGAAGTCAATGAACGTTTTTGGAAAATCTGAAAGAGTTTGGTTACAATATTTACCTTAAGATTCAGACTCAGGTGTTCCTTTGGGTAATCTGCTGTTGAAGTGATTGTAGGTGCCATTGCTGTAGCTGCAGTAGATCTCTCTGTGTAGAGTGAATCTGATCAGAACTGGCTTCATGTCCTCTATTTATACTCCCAGATCTCCATATGAATGTGTGGGTCTTGGGCTGGTTGGAGTTTCTCACAGTCAGCAGCCAATGGCTGAGCTGCAGAGGACAATGAGGAGTGTGGAGCTGCCACATGCTGGATTCTCCCATTGCTGGGGCAAAATGGTCAAACCTCAGGGGAACAGGTGCTGGGTTgggggtgatggagagagacccACAGACCCACTGTGTGGATGTGGGAAAGGACTGACTCTGTGAGGAGAGTTAATCTGCTGCCTGATGTTGGGGTCATTGATGCTGACAGGGCACATGTAGCCCACCACTGTATACACACGTGTGGtggtgtgttcatgcatgtcaTAGTCTTTCTGTTTGAGAATTCAAATATTGTGCACTATCCTTTAATGATAGGCTGAGAAAACATGTCTGAGATCTTTAAGTAATTTTACTACAGAATTCTTGAAACATTCAACAACTACCACTGAAAACTCTTGGAGTTTTTATGCATTCATGTAAGCTTTCATTTTTGTCAAGCTCTGTGCTTTTGTGAActcattaatttaaaaaatgcaaTAAGAATGACAATTGTTTCCATGTTGCTGCACTGCTGTGGTGCATTTTGTAATAAAATCTTTGTGAAAATAACAATATGGAGGGGAAATTGTCTTCGGAACATTCCCTTCCCTCTGTCTTCAGGAGTTCTGCAGATGTACCAGatgtcttcctctgtcatgtTGCTGGTAGAGTGGTCATTTGAGTTTCCCACACTCAGGCCTCTATGCATTACAAAAGCTTCTCTAATCACCCATGTTGAGGAATGGTGACTATCAGCTAAGAGAATGACATCACAAACCATCTGGAGGGAAAGAATCTTATTGGCTGAGCTTTGTGATTCACCAAATTCATAATTTCTACGTCAAAATTCAAGACCATACTGGAAGTGGTTTGAAGAAGGATTCATAAGAGTTTAGACTTTTTAGTTTCTGCATGTATACATTAATACTGACAGAGACTAGTCTACTCATTTCTCAGTACATCAGAGATTCCTTCTTGATTCTTTAATTATGCCATTCATGCATGCTAACTTTTTACCGGCTTGAACACACTGCAGTGCATGGCTCTGACGTTGGTCATAAAGTAAAGTCTTGATGATATGCAATTTTTTAAgaaattatttcattattatcaGAGCTGCAGTGGAcgctaaacacaagtaaactcagtttatccacctctgaaatttcagaaatatagTATATCCAGCTCTTATTAGAGGTTTTCCACCACTCAAAAGTGttaccaattgcaacttttaacattcaaacatcaaactgtattatccacattcacaatatgtacactcatcaacactctaagAACCattaccactggtattgttataaatattggacaataacctctaCCAtcttcaaacatgttctgaatgtcttcagaaaaaaatctgataccgcatggcgcagtccaccttactgtgatcacagaattcatagtttaccccacctcttattttagcACTACGCCCCTGATTATTAGTATAGCACACACGCCTATTCCCTTGTGTATTTGTTGAATCACCAGTGGGACTGTGGATGTCAATGACCAGGAACTGAGACTCTCCTTTCCAGAGCTTTCCCACACTTTGACCATTGACAGTCCCCTGTGAATAATGGAAGTGTGCCTTATCAGGACTGGATAAGGGCATCAAGACTAACATTTAATCTCAACCATAATTAAGCTGTTTACAATGGATCTTCAGGTTGAGTGTCCTTCGTCAAGTGGTAGCAATTTTACAGGCCTCCTGACTTTTGAATAAACTGAAACATTTCTCATTTGTTCTCAGAATTGTATACAAAACAggtatatgtacagtacatgtatgtTGTTTAGTAAACATCATTTGATTTGACCCTTTATTTTCTTACTGAAGACCTCTACAGATTCTGCCCTGATATTAGCATCACAGGTTTTTGTAGAACACCAAGCAAATTCTGATGTTTCAAGATTGTGTCTATTGTCCCACAGGAGGTCTGTGAGAGAGTCCACCACACTTTCCCacactctctccattctctgctCTTCAATGGGGGAACAATAGAAGTGTGTCTCATTACCCTCCATATTAGTCAAGGAGCTTCATCCCCCTGCTGCCCAGCTGAGAGCAGTGGGTAATAGTTCTTACGTTTTATTCAGACATCTGGAAATTTTAAATTTCAATAGACAAAAAGTTTCTTGGGgatgtacaaggatacaaggatacaaggaagtttattgtcacatgcatatagttactggaagtaagaaatgcagtgaaattatgtctggtgtcagcctatttgtgcattaatggggatATTACATACATTCATGTATAGATCAAGTTTagcttttatttgtttaaatatGGTGGGATATTCCAAAATGTTGGTAGTTCTAAATGTTGATAATGGATACATAGCTTGTATGATTTACTAATGTGGCTGTTTCAAATTCAACAAAAAATATTCTATTGAATAGTTTTAATACACCACTTTCTGAAATAATTGAGAAGCCACCAAGATTGGGAATTTAAGACGAAACAATGACACTATATGTGCAGAACAATAATATGCGTGGAGAACCTTTTATTAGACTTTTTTCACTgaatttaaaatgtaaaatatgcCTACTTCATTCTCTTTCACTGTCATTGGTTAGTGTTGTCATACTGTGTatattttctgttctttttaGCTTTTGAGAACCCTAATGCACAGAACTATGCATATTTGAAGGAGTCCACAGCATATGCTGACTATAACGAAAAACTGAACAATCAGTTGCAGAATCCTGCTATCATGAGTTGAATGATGATATCATCACTTTATTCATTTACTCAAGGATTGACCAAGAGAATGCAGCTTCTCACTGTGTTTGTAAAAATACAAGAAAAGcagcatttattttcattattagataaatcggtaacactttacttgacagtatcgacataagagtgacatatgacatcaacataaacatatacatatgacactgtcatgacacatgaaccctaaccctaatcctaacctctaaccctaatcctaatcctaatcctaaacctaaccctaatcctaatcctaacttgttatgacaaaaaccgaatgtcacttaataacaaaagtgttatgtcataaacgtttattcatgacagtgtcatgtcaatcttatgttgatactgtcaagtaaagtgtaaccgataAATCTAATATTTTGACACAATTAAATCTAACATTTTGACCCACTGTGTGGATGTGGGAAAGGACTGACCCTGTGAGGAGAGTTAATCTGCTGCCTGATGTTGGGGTCAATGATGCTGACAGCTcaccactgtacacacacgtgTGAAACATTGCAAGTGTGTCTATCCCATTTGACCCTAATGATCCAACACTGTAGGATATATTTCAGAAATGACTCATCTTGTAGAGATAATCCCCCTATTCCAGCTAAATTAGAGTTTTTATATGTTTGTTTCACATATTATGAAAAAAGTTTTAAATTTGAACTCTTGAATTACTTCAGACTTTTCACTGACCATCAtacctttaaaaaataaattcactTTATTTCAACATATAGAAAAAGGAGGGAAACTCCTTAAAGAATGCACTTGGGCTCTATAGCAGCTGCTGGTAGATCGCTCAGTAAACTTTGCCCACTATGAGACCTTTATGCACCAACAAAAGGACTCTCTCTAAACTCCTAAGCTTCTTCATCCCTCATAAATAATGTTAAAAACCTATTGACAGTTATTAGTGCGTCTTCTTGTAAACAGAGAATGACATCACAAACCATCTGGAGGGAAAAAACCTCATTGGGTGAGTTCTCTAATGGAAGGCTACTATGAAATTAAGCTTAGTTAATTGTCAGAAAAGAGTACAGAATGCTTGTCattgtaaaattaaatatattctTCATGTTTTACAATTAAATGCACATTTGTTGTAGATATTTTATAAAACATCTTCTCAATGTTTGACTTAGTTATATGGTGGACTAAAATACCCTTGTTGTTCCCACAAGCCAGTTATGCTACATTGCAACAACATCATTAccataatatttattataatggTTGTTATATATCTAGTTTGTCAATATACAACATGAAAATTGCAACACGTGCCTTTTCccttgtgtgtctttgtggaaTTCCCCAGTGGGATGGTGGGTGCCAGTGACCCAGCTACTGAGACTCTCCTCTCCAGAGCTTTCCCACACTCTGCCCATTCATACAGCTCCGGATGAACAATAGAAGTGTGCCTTGTTAATTCCAACCCATCTGTAGGGGATCTGTGTCTAATGGTGCCCTCAGGCTGAAAGGCTGACGTTTTTCTTAAATGATTGTTAGAGAATTAAACTGACTGAAATAGACATTTTGGATTTGTTTGAGTCTTACAATACACTGTATTGAATACAGAATATCACAACTGAGTTGGAATTGGAAACATTATGATATAAAGAGATTGTCAATAGCAATACCAACAGTAAAAACGACATAATATCTTTAACCATTTTTTTCATTATCTCTTATGAATCCACTGTTTATCACAGGGTGTTTAAATGAATAGCCTATATCTTGTAGAGTAAAACTCTGTATTCATCCTGGCCATCTGCCACACCAGTGTGGTCTGTGGTCTCTGGTCAGtcatctctctctattctctatgaGAGAGTCCTCCCCGGTTTCCCACACTTTCTCCATTGATCGCTCTTCAATAGAGGAAGAACAGAATAGTGTGCCATTACCCAAGTTCAGCCAGCTGCTGTTCCATTCACAAAATGTAGTAGTGTTTCATTTAGCAGCAGTCAAACAGCTAAGATGCAGTATCACTTTCAGTATGCAACTACTTTCCAATATTTAAAGGTGACTTTTTTAGGGAACATCTAAAGCAACTTCATACTGATCCTATACTAAAACACAGATGACAAGAGGTCTTTTtccatttgaaaataaatatggcAACAAGACGTATCAAAAGACGTATCTTTTTTTAGTGTGAATAGTGGAAAAGCATAGACTCATTCTCATGCTTCAAAGCCTATGTGTGAGGAACAGGTGGATTATACTAGGGCCAGAGGTTGCCTGTAGCTAGTCACAGGTGTTTCTGTAACATGTGCAGGGCTGAGGTCCTATGAGATAGGTgtctgtgtcatcagcatatAGGTCTTGGACTGTTGGAGTTTCTCACAATGAGGAGTGTGGAGCTGCCACATGCTGGATTCTCCCATTGCTGGGGCACAATGGTCAAACCTCAGGGGAACAGGTGCTGGGTTgggggtgatggagagagacccACAGACCCACTGTGTGGATGTGGGAAAGGACTGACCCTGTGAGGAGAGTTAATCTGCTGCCTGATGTTGGGGTCAATGATGCTGACAGGGCACACTGTGGTCACAGTCACTGTACATACTTTGAGAGTCTATTCATGAGATTTAAATCTCTTTGAAGTGTCAAACAACTATTACCTTTTATTCATAGTTTTTGGCAGCTTAATAATCATATGACTACTACATTCCATGCCTCTTGAGAATGATATGGCAATCACAATAGAACAGTAATTTTAGCTTGTCCGTCAGTAGTGTGATCAAACATAAACAACAGTTACAGAAATATGTCTTTCATGTCCTAGCACtttaataataaagctttatttgtatataataaagctttatttgtatagcacctttcatacacagaatgcagctcaaagtgctttacatttgaagcatgtaacacaataatagtcagtcagtcattatcaatcacttttctttgctgtttatgatatactcagcaacatatcaaaaatatagaaaatgacgtcataagactggcagccttaaccctcttaccccccacaagcacgccatatggcaactgtggcaaggaaaaactcccatattccaggaagaaaccttgagcagaacctgacttaataggggagcccatctgcttctggctggctgcgccctccaatagtagcagatgtagaataatctgaaaatgtagtctacaggataagatgagttaactaaaagctttcctgtacaggtatgttttcagatcttttttaaaaatatttactgaactcgcctgcttgatgtacagaggcagggtgttccatagtttgggggcataatggataaacgcagcttctccactttgtttgtggagcactttgggtacgattaaaagattagaattggatgacctaagtttcctttgtggttgataagatattaaaagctcagagatatatgaaggtgctatgccattcagagctttgtaagtaattaacataaccttaaaatcaattctataggaaatagggagccagtgcagttcagccaacacaggggtgatgtgttctctcttcttagtcttagttaaaagtctagccgcagagttctgtatgagtgccaatttctttagatgttttttgggaagaccagtgaaaagtgcattgcagtagtctaacctgctagtgataaaggcgtgaattagtttttctgcatcttgttgagttaaaaagggcgcactttggcaatgtttctcaagtggaaataggctgtctgagtaactttactgatatggggcttaaaacttaactctgcatctaagatgacaccgaggcttgttacttttggtttgacctggtgtgccaagttccccagattactaagaataatatctcgctttagttttggtccaaccagaagtacctctgttttgtcatcatttagtttcaaaaagtttttgctcatccactgattaatggaggttaggcatgcagtgagggagcaaaggccatctgggttagttggctccacagaaagatacaattgggtatcatctgcgtagctgtggaagtttacattatgctgacttatgacgtttcccaatggaagcatatatagagaaaaatagcaggggaccaaggcagctcccctgggccacaccaaaaggcaagtcatgttttttcagatacatgatctcctagactgatataaaaatctctgccagtaatgtaggtttgaaaccagtttagagcattatcagagagacccacccacttcgcaaggcggtgaattaggatgctatgatcaatggtgtcaaatgccgcactcaaatccagaagaataaggattgagactttgtttgagtcggtagctagtctgagatcattgactatttttactagagccgtttctgtgctgtgatttgatctaaaacctgattggaatttttcaaggatactgttttcgttgaggaaggtatttaactgattacaaacaactttttcaagtactttgctcaaaaaacgatagatttgatataggcctgtagttgctcagattggtatggtcaagatttgacttttttaagtaaaggtttcacaacagcggttttaaaagcagttggaaatatacctgtttctaatgaggtatttattaccttgagaaaaaagggagctaagccatcatatacttttttgaggaatgtagtagggattggatctaaaacacatgttgaggagccggtttgagttataattttaccaagctcagattgagtaatagtgctaaaggaccttaattttgggggctgtttttgggtgtactatcaaacatattacttgtgttaccaatagcctcccttatagaaatgactttgtttttgaagaagtctgcaaattcttcagcatcttagagaggatgcttgactgagtgtatcaaaaggtgtttgatgcaatagcctatcaatggtagagaacaacaccctagagtttccactgttttcagcaattaccttagagaagtggttcctcctctcattcgaatagctctattataatttgcaatttttttttttttagaatggcacggtgaacctgtaacttagtttttctccatgttctctcagctttcctacatgatctttttagatcatggatattttcgttcatccaaggtgtcagtttgctacagggccttttttttagtctttaagggtgccactctgtcaagcagagccctaattcacgattgagagcctctaccatttgatcaatgggatgatgtaaaatatctaaatttatggagtctataagagctatgaactgctgttctgctctaatgtccaagagtcgcgatttgattgcaatttagggatgaatttttggagtatgtagtacaatattaaaagatacacaatgatgatcagacatatttatatcatttactgataagtctgtgacttctatccctctggaaatgactagatcgagggtgttgccaaggttgtgggtgggtcctgtaacatgctgctttagctctaaactgtccaacacattaaggaacttactggctttagcatcagttgtcttattgacatgaatattgaagttaagccatttacaattatcccatcatagctagtgatgatgagcgacataagttcagaaaactggtcgagaaagccagtccatagtttaggagggcggtataaggttaacagaagtacagctgggtcagccttcagagtgagggcaatatactcaaaggaagcgaattcgccaaagttgactcgtgtgcaactatatttgtttgagagaatggaggcaattccaccacctcgtttgccttgtctaattgagtggaagaaattataatttgggggacaagtctcaacaagaacagcttcgctgtctgaagtcagccaggtttcaacaagaaacagaaaatccaatttttttcactaataaaatcattgattgcaaaggttttggtagtaagtgcacctatatttagtaaacccatgttagctgaaaatgcctctggcttttgaggaatatgctgaggtatggaaagaatatttgttaggtttctagttttaaatttgtcttttctttttactatcgttgggtagaaatcaacgttggaatagaactataagcataagtcatgctattgcatgacacagcttgatctatggtagtagtattgtatgttaccctgcagaaaacattctcagactcatccacatgtataatgccattcaaatcaatacctggggggcgtgaatctgtaatattttctacagaatgtcaatgtctcagtgtggacgctatg encodes the following:
- the LOC125302306 gene encoding transcription factor HES-5-like, with protein sequence MAPTITSTADYPKEHLSLNLKIRKPIVEKMRRDRINKSIEDLKDLLGPQLLNQQPESKLEKADILEMTVCLLRRQLQHKTLPSSDDVLQGFSTCAKEDVHFLSKSHGTVLSHFRTQKPSSDEDMPDQALPQISVLNQHTLSKEKSPAKSAPWRPW